DNA sequence from the Fusarium verticillioides 7600 chromosome 2, whole genome shotgun sequence genome:
CGCAAGGAGGGGGGCGGATAACTTTTAAAGGAAATAAATGGGGATGGTGTGCTTGTATGGAACTCATCAGCGGTTTGGTTGTTTTTGGTTTTTAACCTTTCCTCTATCATTTTTGTTTTTAGTCATTCAAAAGGCGACAGGAAATTTGCAGCCGGAAGGCTTGCACGCACGTCAGTTTTCCTATTATAGCGAAAGTTGATATGATCTTTGAGGAGTTTTAGAGCTCCTTTGGCCTGTACTCTAGAAACTATATAAGCAAGCACGTCATGATTGATATCAGTATCGAAATTGTGCAGCTAACGTCATCTTATCAAAAGTCAAGTCTTGAGTTGGTCTCCTGTGAATTACAAATGGCATTTATATCTCTTCCTAAATGGCTATGTAAGGGTATACCGTTGGAGCAGTCAGATATCGTAGGCCATATCAAAGTGCGTCAGATACAGCAAGACAAAACTTTTCGTTCCATAGCACCACAGCCTGTTTAATGTGTCATCTAAATCGTCAATTATCCCAGTCGCCCATTTTATTGCAGGTTCTCGATAACCATAGCagaagcaccaccaccaccgtTGCAGATACCAACGGCACcaatcttggccttcttctccttgaggacGGAGGTAAGGGTGGTGACAATACGGGCACCAGAGCATCCAAGAGGGTGACCGATGGCAACGGAACCACCGTAGACGTTGACCTGGTCAGGGTTAAGACCAAGgagcttcatgttggcgAGCGCAACGGCGGAGAAGGCCTCGTTGATCTCGTAGTACTCGACCTGGTCGGCGGTCAAACCAGCGTGCTTGATGGCTTTGGGAATGGCCAGAGCAGGGGCAATGGTAAAACGCTCAGGCTCACGCTCAGCATCACCCCAACCAAGGATCTTAGCAACAGGCTTAAggttgagctccttgagcttaGCCTCGGAGACGAGGACAACAGCGGCGGCACCATCGTTGATGGGAGCAGCGTTAGGGGCAGTGACAGTACCATCGGGCTTGAAAGCAGGGCGcacagccttgagcttgtcgacaTTCAGGTTCTTGACCTCGTCGTCGCGCTCAACCTTGATAGCGGGCTTGCCACGGCCACCAGGGACCTCAACGGGGACGATCTCAGTGAAAAGACCGGCCTCAGTGGCAGCCTGGGCCTTCTTGTATGAGTTGATGGCGTACTCGTCCTGAGCCTCGCGGGTGAGCTCATGGTCCTGAACGCAAAGCTCAGCAGAGATACCCATGTGGTCCTTCTTGAAAGAGTCGGTCAAACCGTCCTTGAGGACACCGTCGACGAGAGTCTGATCGCCGTACTTGGCGCCGTTTCGGAGGTTGGGGAGGTAGTGAGGAGTGTTGGACATGGACTCGGTTCCACCAGCAACGACAATGTCGGAGGTGCCGAGCATAATGTTTTGAGCACCAAggatgatggccttgagcgAAGAAGCGCAGACCTTGTTCACAGTCGTGGCGATGACAGTCTGGGGAAGGCCTGCACCGAGAGCACATTGACGGGCAGGGCCCTGTCCAACGCTGGAGGCAAATCATGTCAGCAACGAAGTCGCAGTTAACTCAATTTTCgagatcatgatggcggggtagagaaaacaaaagacCTACCCAGCGGAGAGGACATTGCCAAAAAAGACCTCGTCGacatcctcaggcttgatACCTGCGCGCTCGACAGCTCCTGTAGACAATCGTTAGTATCCGGAAggttctttttttttgttcgTCGTTGTAACATTTGGTCTTACCCTTAATGGCGACAGCTCCCAGTTGAACGGCGGTCTGGCTCGACAAAGAGCTATGTTGATATTAGCCACTGCACAACAAAGATCTAGCAAATGCTCATACTAACCCGAGGAACGAGCCGATGGGCGTACGAGCCGTAGAGACGATATAGACAGGAGGAAGGTTGGCCATTTTGGAAGAATTGATGTGTTATGATGGAAGATGACAAAAAATCAGGAGATCGTCGGCGGAGAGCTTAGTTTATAGATTGATAAATCAGCAAGGGGACGAGATGGACAGTGGAGCGGAAACCGGCGGTAATTTTGTTGAGGGACGGGAGTAGCGAATCTTAGGGACAGCTTGAGCTACCTGATTAATTTACATACAAGCGAACAGCACTTTCCTTCCAATGATCTAGCTTGAGAGGCTAACATTGGGTAAGGCAGGAAGTGAGCAATAGAGAGGCCCCTCTTACCCGTGGTTGAGGTGCCATTGCCCTCGAATTCGGGATCCGTTCAGCGGGAAATGGAGGCTTTGGAGGGGCACGGCTCTTGCGAATACGCCGCCGCGCCGCTGTCGGCAGGAACCCCCCTGTCAATTTCCGGCCCCACTTGTACCTGCCTCAGTCTTCCCGCCTTGACTTCCATTTGCTCTTCATGAATGATCGAGTGCACGTGACATCAAAAAAGTTGGCGACAGAATAGAGCTTCGCGCGCGAAGTCAGGCCCAGACAGGGAGCTTTAGTGACAAGATTGACGATCAGAGAAACCGAATTCTCACGTCGCCAATTGTTTGCGCATACAGAAACACGCATTTGCGCATCTATTCTATTCACAGCGACGATGGATGATCTTTACGACGAGTAAGTATCTTGTTCTTTCGTCGCGTTTCGAGCTTGACAATTTGACGGCGCGCTGACTTATCGCGACAGGTTCGGTAACTTCATTGGCGAGGAGGCCGAGTCGGAGGAGGGCTCGGAGGTTGGCGTTGGTGCGGATGACTATACTTACGATGACGAGCCGGATGAGGCTCCTGGTGTGACAGGCCAGGAGCTCATGGAGATTGACGGTACGAGCCCGGGACCCAGGCTACAAACATATACTAATTCATGGGTTGGCAGATGGCCCATCAAATGCGATTATCCTCCACGAAGATAAACAGTACTATCCAACCGCCGAACAGGTATACGGCGCCGATGTCGAGACTCGTgtcgaagaggaggatgccCAGCCTCTATCCCAGCCCATCATCGCCCCCAtcgagcagaagaagttcAATATCGAGGAAGCCGACCTTCCACCCGTTTTCTTCGACCGCGAGTTCATGACAGACTTGATGAACTTCCCAGAACAAACGCGAAACGTAGCTTTAGCCGGACATTTGCACCATGGAAAGACTGCGTTCATGGACATGTTGGTACTCGAGACACACGACATCACAGATCGACTTGAACGAAGAGTGGGCAAGAACCGAGATGAGCAATTGAGATATACGGACGTACATATCTTGGAGAGGGAAAGGGGGCTATCTATCAAAGCTGCGCCAATGAGTTTGGTACTACCCAGTACCAAGGGCAAGTCGCACCTCGTCAATCTGATCGATACTCCTGGTCATGTTAACTTTGTCGATGAGGTGGCTGCCTCGTTCCGTTTGGTTGACGGCGTCtgtttggtggtggatgTGGTCGAGGGAGTTCAGATCAATACGgagcagatcatcaagcaCGCCGTTCTCGAGGACATCCCCCTGACGCTCATTATCAACAAAATGGACcgcctcatccttgagctgaagctgccacCCAAGGACGCATacttcaagctcaagcacgttgtcgaggaggtcAACACGATTATCACAAACACAGCTCCTACCAAGGCCGCATCCAAGAGGATAAGTCCTGAGAAGGGCAATGTCCTATTCGCCTGCACAGATATGGGCTGGTGTTTCACGTTACCGAGCTTCGCCAAGATGTATACAGAGACGTTTGGAGATATCAACGTGGACGAGTTTGCGAAGCGGTTATGGGGGGACATTTACTATAACCCCAAGAAGCGAAACTTCTCACGAAAACCTCTGGATGAGCGCTCAGCACGATCGTTCGTtcacttcatcctcgagccCATCTACAAACTCTTTACACACTCGATCAGTGACAGTCCAGAAGAGCTGCGGCCAGTGTTGGCCTCGTTGGGCATTGAGCTCAAGCCCTCACAATATAAGGCTGATGCGAAGGTGCTTCTGAAGCTGGTATGCGAGCAGTTCTTCGGTCCATCAACAGGCTTTGTGGATATGATTGTTAAGCACATACCAACTCCCATCGAGACAGCTGAGCGATTACTTGAGCGATATTACACCGGCCCGTTGGACTCGAAGGTCGCTGCCTCCATGAAGGCTTGCGACCAGGGCGGCCCGTTGGTTGTTCATAtcaccaagctcttcaacacagccGATGCCAAGAGCTTTCACTCCTTCGGTCGTGTACTGAGCGGCACAGTTCGACCAGGTATGCAGGTACGcgttcttggtgaaggctACTCCttggacgacgaggaagataTGGCTATGGCCAATATTTCAGAAGTGTTCATCGGCGAAACAAGATACAACATCCCTACCGACGGCGTGCCAGCCGGTAACCTTGTGTTACTTAGCGGCGTCGACAACTCCATTGTCAAGTCCGCTACGATCATCCCTCCCAAACtagaagatgacgaagacgcCTATATCTTCCGGCCTATCACACATTTCACAGAGTCTGTCCTTAAGGTTGCCGCCGAGCCTATCAACCCCTCCGAACTCCCcaagatgcttgatggaCTAAGGAGGATTCAAAAATCGTACCCCCTCATCAAGACTAAGGTCGAAGAATCAGGAGAGCATGTTGTTCTAGGAACCGGAGAGTTGTACATGGATTGTGTGCTGCACGACCTTCGTCGTCTGTATGCTGACATGGATATCAAGGTTTCTGACCCGGTTACGCGGTTTTGTGAGACTGTTGTCGAGACATCGGCGACAAAATGCTATGCTATCACcccaaacaagaagaacaagatcaccatGGTTGCCGAGCAGTTGGAGAAGGGGATCTCCAGCGATATTGAGAGTGGTGCTGTACGCATCCGCGATCCCATTCGCAAAACTGCCAAGTTCTTCGAAGAGAAGCATGGCTGGGATAAGCTGGCTGCTCGCAGTATTTGGGCCTTCGGTCCCGAGGATACAGGACCCAACATCCTTCAAGACGATACTCTTCCCACTGAGGTAAGTTTAAGCCCTGTTATGTCGCTTATGTTAATCGCAGCGGTGCCCTATTGCATGAGCAAGGCTAATATAAAGTTCAGGTGGACAAGAAAACACTCAATGCTGTCAAAGAGTCTATTCGACAAGGATTCAGCTGGGCTACCCGCGAGGGACCCCTGTGCGAAGAACGTAAGCATACTCTTTCATTTTGTATCTGGGCCACAATCTATTGCCCAGTGGCTCGTTTTAAGGAAACGTTGTATCAACAGTATGGGGCACGTCCTTCAAGTGAAGAGTGGGCTTTGTATGTTTCATTATCAGCAGTTACCATTGGCAGTGGACCTCGACAGCAACAGAGACAAGGTAGTTCCTTGTGGAGTTTCCATGAACTCTCCACCTCTGTCTCCCATCGCCTTTCGCTGGCTAATATGCGGCTGGCAAATACTTGGCAGTCTCCAAACGTGGATTCTTGCAGAATGTCGATGGGACCACCTGTTTCCACTGTGCCAGGGATTTTGTTCTGAATGGCATCGCGGACAGAGCCGCTTGACCGCTCCCGTTCTGCCAGGAACAAATGGAAAAGCATATCCGACGATCCCTTGGCCCCCTGACAACGGATAGCTTATCCTCTGGGCCCCTGCAAGGATATACACATCCAAATCAGGACCAATAGTGAACGCGTTATTCAAAACAGATACTGACATGAGGCAACAGCGATACGAAACACAAAGTTCAAGGTTACAGATGTGCTACTAGCCAACGAGGCCATCTTTCGTGGAGGCGGCCAAATCATCCCCACCTCTCGACGAGCGTGTTATTCCTCATTCCTCATGGCATCGCCCCGCCTCATGGAGCCTGTCTACTCAGTCTCTGTAACGGGCCCTGAGGACTCATACATGGAGGTCTACAATGTGCTCTCGCGGCGTCGCGGACACGTTTTGTCAGATGGTCCCGTTGCTGGTACGCCGCTGTATCGCGTCAACGGTCTGCTGCCTGTCATTGACAGTTTCGGCTTCGAAACCGACCTGCGGATCAAGACGCAGGGCAGTTCGATGGTCAGTCTTGTGTTTGATAGCTGGAGCATCGTGCCTGGTGATCCCCTTGATCGCGAGCAGATCATTCGTCCGCTCCAGCCTGCTTCTGCACAGGCAACTGCCCGCgactttgttctcaagacacGAAGACGCAAGGGCCTAAGCGAGGACGTTAGTGTCAAGACGTTCCTTGAGCCCGAGTTCTACCAAAGCCTGATGGAGAGTGGGATGCTTGGAGAGATCTAAACATTTGCAATCTGTGGATGAGCAACGGGCCGGATATTCCGGGAGGGTCTTTGAGGGTCCAACATGAGGAGCAGGGGCTGCACGAACGACTCCCTTAAAGATCTTGGAGTAGTTGAGCCCCGTTGGCTGACCCTTTGTTTGATGGAGATAGCCACCTGCATTTTGTTAAAAACGAATTTGGtagcaaggatgagatggaagatcaGTGGCGCACTTGCGGAACCGTAGAAGACAAGCAGGTCAACGGCGGGAAGGTTTCATATAGACCAGCATAAACAGGGAACAATAATCAGAAATCAAGGCCAGGTGTTGAGGTTCTTTGACTTTTGCCTACTCCCAATTCTGTCGTATAAAATAAGTTCCTGTAGAGTTGGCCATTCTAATGCTGTTCTGGTTAGGCCACACGTTCCTTGTCAACGACAATGGAGCCTGTTTGTTGACAGGACCTTTTTCAAGATACCGACGATGGTGCTAGGGGATTTATCCTTGAGCTTTACCGCGCGGGACTGTAGCGTCATGGTTATACTTTACGACAGATCGCGCACCAGATAATTAGAGCTAGTGTTAATAACATTCAGGATTTGGACTGGTTTCGCAGTTGGTTCACTAGACAGTtcatccagaagcttgcAGTCCTGTTAATACATACATAAAACAAAGGTCAAAGCAAcagtgaagatggtggagtTTGAAAGGGCGCTTCGTGGAAGCTTCCACGGGACGATTAACCGGTGATCTCAACGGGTCTTTCTAGAAACCCTTGCCCGTTCAGGGACCACGGTTCGAACCTCATGGCAAGCAAGTGAATGACGAAGCGGTTGATAAGCATCGTGACAGGGATTATTGACAGGACACAAGGTTTGCTAGGGTGCCGGGAACGATGGGCATGAGCCCATCTGCCAGGCACATCCATAACCCATCTCGGTGAAGGCTTGAGGGTTAAAGCCATAACCTGAAGGTGTAACATTAGCCTGGGGGTGTTGGACGAGCGATATCATTCATGGCTATTCAGCAATTAAGTCTAAAACTCCCCATTGGCTGTAGAGAGAGTAATCCCAAGACACTGGTGGCTTATCCCCACGTCACGAGGAGGTAGGAAATGTGGGATAGCAAGTGGTGTCTGAGAACATGCAAGACAATTGATGGTTGCGGACAAATACATCCCATCATGTTTACCTTGACGATCGCCACTGAGGAAAATACAAGTCTCTTTTGCAACGTCGAGGGCGGACCAATCCCGAGATTCGTATCGAACCGGGGGGATCGCGTCGCGGGAGTTGCAAGATCGGGGGATCGTCACGCAGACGCAAGGCAAGGTTGCTTTCCCCCAAACATATCATTTGAGACCGTCCAAGCGAAATGCAACTGTGATCCCTGGGCGTCCACAAAACCGCAAACACACTGGGGGAGCGGGGGTCGACCCCTGAAGGATAGTGATATGGATGAAGTCTCCAAGACAAAAGCTCCTGGAGGCTGGAGCTAGGGGCGTGACTACGGCGCTGTATGATTTCGAGGACAGACTGATCGATGAGTTGAGTACCGTGAGGCTTGACCGATTTGGTATATGATATGATTATGTGTGGCGGCAAGTCTAAATCCCCAGTTCTTTTAGACCTGCCAAACGGGAGCTACTAGTCTTGGCAGGACATGCCACGAAAGGAGAAATCGCACAAAAGAGACAGCTCTTGATAGTGCCCTATGAGAGACGACCTTGCCTCTTGGCTATGAAAAGGGCCGACAGAGTCAAGCATGACGTCTCGTGGCGGTAGGTTCCGTTCCATAGCCTACAGTGCCTTTCAAGGCAAGGCCTTCACTGAAGTGACCATGAACCATGAGGGAGCCCAGACTCAGTCAGGTCAGGGACGTTTGGATTTGCGGCGACCCGAAGTGGGGGACGTTGGGACGTCTCCACGAGTAGCATGCTGATATAGGGCGCTACTTGGTATGGTACGACGATGATTCCCAAAACGGAAAGCTAATCGTGGAATCTGGTCGACGTCGGCTTTTATGCACGAGAGGATAGAGAATAAACAGAGAGGCTCATGAACgaaggaagttgaaggagtCGACATATATCTTTGATTGTGAATATGTGCGTATGTATTCATCCAGCAAGGCAAATGCACACGCGTTTATTGCAGCCCAACCATGTGTTGTGTATCAAACTAAAAATTAGCTCGACGTGACACCGGTGACATTCTCGATACTCCTAGAATACCAGGTTCCAATAGTCCGATATATTGGAATGCCCACTCGTTGCGATGTTGCACTTGGACTGGAGGAAGGTTTCTCATGAGTAGCGTGAGTTGCTTGTTCGTGGTAGCTGAACCTTATTTAGATgagaatatccttgataGAACCCCCTTGTCATTGCTCTCCAATCAAGAATCGCTCTTTTCCCCAGCGCTCTCTCATTACCAGTTCAACGGTACAGTCTATCCAGACTACCCCAACTTGAATGCCGAGATTCAAGACATGGGAAGGTCACCAAGGTGGTATTTTCGCTCTGCCATTCGGCTTCGGAACGAGAATGATCGTGTTCCGCATCCTTCGTATTGGTCACTTATCTATGTTGTAGTGACATTAACCGATGGTGCGCACCAGAAGATCAGCGAGCTGAATCCCTGTGATATGTAATGAAGCCTTCTAAAAGAGTGTGGCCTTCAAAAATAGAAACGATGTCATGACTAAGCGCAAGTTTCCAACATCTTGTCCAGTACTCCTTTCAGAGTGTCGTTCTCTAAAGCTGCAGCAACTCGTTCCTTATCGCCTAATTGtttgttgacttgatcatcttggttgTGGCTGTTCTCTTTGCAGGTGACATCCACACGGTAGTTGGGCGGCAGTGCCTGCTCCAGTCTCACCCGAACTCCCAGCCCGATAACGGTGGCTAGCGAGCAGTGGGTGATGGTAGGCGTGATCTCCACAACCACCTGGACGATGGTATTAGGGTCAGGAACACCCATAGAAGGAGATGGAGTAATGTGAATATCAGAGAGGTTAATCACTGACAATTGGCCGAGTGATACCGGGTGCTCTGGATccgagattgttgagatCAGATCTGTCCAAACGTTAGTGCCATGTCTTGTTAAACGTGGGTATGTACTCGAGTCACTTGAAACCCTCACGACGAGCCCCAGGCCCCAGCGTAAAGGCACACGAAGATACTGGAGTGGCAAATTCACCAACGAAATGACTCAGGTGAAATGGAGAAGGATCATACCATAAATTTCTTGCTCGTCAATAGCTTCGGATGAGAACTCATCCTGCCAGTCGTTCATTCGGGGCCATATGGCCGGACCTTGACCGAAAGGCCCTGAAAGATACGATGGCTTCGCGAAGATGATATCGTCGTATTTGGAATCCGGACCCCGACGCggctcagccttcttctgccgGGTAGGCAGCTGAGACGCACTCAGGATAGTTGGGTTCGCGTTATCCAAGGTTGCCATTGCGATGCAGAACTTGGACCAACTCAATATGCAGGGATCTCAGATTCAGATGGCCAAGGCTTTGAGGCTATTTGGGATGAGGTGACGCGGCAAGGGAGAGAGCAATGGGTCGTCAAATACAGGATATGCaggagatgagatggtggagatggtggCAGGTGCAGAATGTGCTATGCTAATTTTGAAGGCTTAAGCAATTCGTCGTTATTAATGGGCAAGGTTGTTTGTTGTATGGGGAAGGGATTTGATGATTTGAAGTTCAAAGTGGGAGGGGTAGCAAGTACAAAGTACAGTAGGAGTTACTAAGCGCCACATCTGATAAGCCTCGCAAATTGGGGAGGCGCAGCATGGTC
Encoded proteins:
- a CDS encoding acetyl-CoA C-acetyltransferase; translation: MLGTSDIVVAGGTESMSNTPHYLPNLRNGAKYGDQTLVDGVLKDGLTDSFKKDHMGISAELCVQDHELTREAQDEYAINSYKKAQAATEAGLFTEIVPVEVPGGRGKPAIKVERDDEVKNLNVDKLKAVRPAFKPDGTVTAPNAAPINDGAAAVVLVSEAKLKELNLKPVAKILGWGDAEREPERFTIAPALAIPKAIKHAGLTADQVEYYEINEAFSAVALANMKLLGLNPDQVNVYGGSVAIGHPLGCSGARIVTTLTSVLKEKKAKIGAVGICNGGGGASAMVIENLQ
- a CDS encoding acetyl-CoA C-acetyltransferase — its product is MANLPPVYIVSTARTPIGSFLGSLSSQTAVQLGAVAIKGAVERAGIKPEDVDEVFFGNVLSAGVGQGPARQCALGAGLPQTVIATTVNKVCASSLKAIILGAQNIMLGTSDIVVAGGTESMSNTPHYLPNLRNGAKYGDQTLVDGVLKDGLTDSFKKDHMGISAELCVQDHELTREAQDEYAINSYKKAQAATEAGLFTEIVPVEVPGGRGKPAIKVERDDEVKNLNVDKLKAVRPAFKPDGTVTAPNAAPINDGAAAVVLVSEAKLKELNLKPVAKILGWGDAEREPERFTIAPALAIPKAIKHAGLTADQVEYYEINEAFSAVALANMKLLGLNPDQVNVYGGSVAIGHPLGCSGARIVTTLTSVLKEKKAKIGAVGICNGGGGASAMVIENLQ
- a CDS encoding elongation factor 2; this translates as MDDLYDEFGNFIGEEAESEEGSEVGVGADDYTYDDEPDEAPGVTGQELMEIDDGPSNAIILHEDKQYYPTAEQVYGADVETRVEEEDAQPLSQPIIAPIEQKKFNIEEADLPPVFFDREFMTDLMNFPEQTRNVALAGHLHHGKTAFMDMLVLETHDITDRLERRVGKNRDEQLRYTDVHILERERGLSIKAAPMSLVLPSTKGKSHLVNLIDTPGHVNFVDEVAASFRLVDGVCLVVDVVEGVQINTEQIIKHAVLEDIPLTLIINKMDRLILELKLPPKDAYFKLKHVVEEVNTIITNTAPTKAASKRISPEKGNVLFACTDMGWCFTLPSFAKMYTETFGDINVDEFAKRLWGDIYYNPKKRNFSRKPLDERSARSFVHFILEPIYKLFTHSISDSPEELRPVLASLGIELKPSQYKADAKVLLKLVCEQFFGPSTGFVDMIVKHIPTPIETAERLLERYYTGPLDSKVAASMKACDQGGPLVVHITKLFNTADAKSFHSFGRVLSGTVRPGMQVRVLGEGYSLDDEEDMAMANISEVFIGETRYNIPTDGVPAGNLVLLSGVDNSIVKSATIIPPKLEDDEDAYIFRPITHFTESVLKVAAEPINPSELPKMLDGLRRIQKSYPLIKTKVEESGEHVVLGTGELYMDCVLHDLRRLYADMDIKVSDPVTRFCETVVETSATKCYAITPNKKNKITMVAEQLEKGISSDIESGAVRIRDPIRKTAKFFEEKHGWDKLAARSIWAFGPEDTGPNILQDDTLPTEVDKKTLNAVKESIRQGFSWATREGPLCEEPIRNTKFKVTDVLLANEAIFRGGGQIIPTSRRACYSSFLMASPRLMEPVYSVSVTGPEDSYMEVYNVLSRRRGHVLSDGPVAGTPLYRVNGLLPVIDSFGFETDLRIKTQGSSMVSLVFDSWSIVPGDPLDREQIIRPLQPASAQATARDFVLKTRRRKGLSEDVSVKTFLEPEFYQSLMESGMLGEI